DNA from Demetria terragena DSM 11295:
CGATGGCGCGCTTGGTGTCCTTGCGCTTACCCGTGCCGAATCGCGTACGGCGCGACTTGCCCTTGCGGTTCATGGTGTGGACCGAGTCAACCTTGACGCCAAAGACGGCCTCGACGGCTGACTTGATCTCAGTCTTGTTGGCCCGCGGGTCAACGAGGAAGGTGTACTTGCCCTCGTCGAGCAGGTTGTAGGACTTCTCAGAGACGACCGGCGCGAGCAGGATGTCGCGTGGGTCTTTGCGTGCGATGCTCATGCGTCCTCATCTCCTCGCTGTGCAGCAGCGCCACCAGCCGGCTCGAAGCCAGCAGCAGCGGCCGCTTCAGCGGTGCGGAACCAAACCTCGGCCACGGTGTTGTCATACCAACGCGAGCCGGGCACGTGGAACTTCATGGAGTCCTTGTTGCCCTTGACGGTGAAGCCCTCGGGGGCCGAGCCGTCGGCTAGTGGCTCGGCGCTGTCGGCCGAGCTCGTGGAGCCCTTCTTGGCCTTGGCAGCGGCGCGAGCCTGGTCACCAAAAGTCAGGAAGTGCTCGAGCGCAGCCTGCGTGAAGACCACGTCGTCGGCGCAGAGCACGTCGTAGGTGTTGACCTGGTCGCTCCACAGGACGTGCACATCCTCAAGGTTGCGCACGCTCTTGATGCCGACCGTGTCTTCGCGGTGCAGCACCACGAGGAGGTTCTTACGCTCGCTCAGGCTGCCGAGGACGTTGGCGGCGGTACGCGTGGACGGGGCGTCGCCCTCGACCACAGCGGTCAACACGTGGATACGACCGTGGCGCGCCCGGTCCGACAAGGCGCCACGCAGGGCGGCGGCCTTCATCTTCTTGGGGGTGCGCTGGCTGTAGTCGCGCGGCTGCGGGCCGTGGACCACGCCACCGCCGGCGAACTGCGGAGCACGAGTCGAACCCTGACGGGCGCGGCCGGTGCCCTTCTGGCGGTATGGCTTGGCGCCTCCGCCACGCACCTCGGCGCGGGTCTTGGTCTTGTGGGTTCCCTGGCGGGCCGCGGCCAACTGGGCCACGACGACCTGGTGAATCAGCGGGACATTGGTCTGCACGTCGAAGATTTCGGCGGGCAGCTCAACGGTGCCGGACTTCGTGCCCGTCGGCCCGAGGACATCGATGCTGGTCATGTCGCTCACGCCTCCTTTACAGCGGCCTTGGCGGCCGTCTTCACGAGGACGACGCCACCGCGAGGTCCGGGCACAGCGCCCTTGACCAGCAGCAGGCCCTGCTCTGCGTCGACCGCTTGAATGGTCAGGTTCTGGGTGGTCTGGCGCACGCCGCCCATCCGGCCAGCCATCCGCGTACCGCGAAAGACGCGACCCGGGGTGGCGCAGCCACCGATCGAGCCCGGCTTGCGGTGGTTGCGGTGGGCACCGTGGGATGCGCTCACGCCGTGGAAGCCGTGACGCTTCATCACACCGGCGAAGCCCTTGCCCTTGGTGGTGCCGACAACGTCGACCACCGCCCCGGACTCAAAGGCCTCAACGGTGATCTCCTGGCCGAGTGCGTACTCAGCAGCGTTGGAGGTACGCACCTCGGCGAGGTGGCGACGCGGGGTCACCCCTGCCTTCTCGAAGTGGCCCTTCAACGGCTTGGTCACCTTGCGTGGGTCGATCGCACCAAAGGCGATCTGGACCGAGTGGTAACCCTCGTCGTCCTGGACCTGCGTCACAACGCACGGGCCAGCTTGGATCACGGTTACCGGAATCAGGCGATTGTCGGCGTCCCACACCTGGGTCATGCCGAGCTTCTCGCCGAGGACGCCCGTCACTGGGCGCTCAGTAGTTGCAGTCATAGCGAGTCAATCCTTCGCGTTAACGAGCGGCCCGGTCAGAGCTTGATCTCGATGTTGACGTCGGCCGGAAGGTCCAGACGCATCAACGAGTCAACGGCTTTAGGGGTCGGGTCCACGATGTCGATGAGGCGCTTGTGTGTGCGCATCTCGAAGTGCTCGCGGCTGTCCTTGTATTTGTGGGGCGACTTGATGACGCAGAAAACGTTCTTCTCCGTCGGCAACGGCACCGGTCCAACGACCGTGGCACCGGCACGAGTCACCGTGTCGACAATTTTGCGCGCCGAGCTGTCGATGACTTCGTGGTCATACGACTTCAGCCGGATGCGGATCTTCTGTCCCGCCATTCGCGTGCGTCTCTCTCTCGCGTCCAACAAATTCTTTGTCCCGGAACGCCTGCCTGGTGTCCGACCCCCGCGCTCGGGTGTGTCGTGGCTGCTTCGCAGCACACCGCGGCACAATCTTGCGTGGTGAGGGTCGGCCCTGACGGACCGGGGGCTTGTGATTTCTTCTGGTGGCGTGCTGTGGCCCCAGTGAGATTGGGTCCTGGTCTGCACTGCCGCTAGAAGAAGGTCGCCGCTGACATGGATCAGCGCCGCGCAACAAGCAACCTGGCTAGTGTGCCAGAGCGGGCCGTGCCCGTCCAAATCGGTGCTGCGATGACCTTCGTCTCGCGGGCGTCGACCCGCGTACCGCGCCCGCCCAAAACTGAGTTAGGTGCCCTTGACCGGGAAATTTTCCAGTCAAGGGCACCTAACTCGGTTAGTTCCCCGGTACGAGGTCAGGCCCCGCTCGTCGCGCTCGAACGCTTCGCGAGGCGGGTCCACGTCTCCAGGACGGTGTCGGGGTTCAGCGACATCGACTCGATGCCCTGGTCGAGCAGCCAGTCAGCCAGGTCCGGGTGATCCGAGGGGCCTTGGCCGCAGATGCCAACGTACTTGCCCTGCTTGAGGCACGCCTCGATCGCCATGCTGAGCATCTTCTTGACCGCAGGATCGCGCTCGTCGAACTTGTCGGCCACCAGGCCGGAGTCGCGGTCCAGACCAAGAGTCAACTGAGTCATGTCGTTCGAACCGATCGAGAAGCCGTCGAAGTACTCCAGGAACTCCTCGGCATTGACCGCGTTGGAGGGGACCTCGCACATCATCACGACTTCCAGGCCGTTCTCACCGCGAGTGAGGCCGTTGCTCGCCAGCAGATCGATGACGCCCTTGGCCTCCCCCAGGGTGCGCACAAACGGGATCATGATCTTGACGTTGGTCAAGCCCATGTCTTCGCGGACTCGCTTCATCGCCTCACACTCCATGGCGAAGCAATCGGCGAAATCCGGGGATAGGTACCGCGAGGCCCCGCGGTAGCCGATCATCGGGTTCTCCTCGTGCGGCTCGTAGGCGGTGCCGCCGATGAGGTTGGCGTACTCGTTGGACTTGAAGTCGCTCATCCGCACGATGACCGGCTCCGGCGCGAACGCAGCCGCAAGCATGGCGACGCCCTCGGTCACGCGGGTGACGAAGAACTCGCGCGGGCTGCTGTAAGCCGCGGTCAGCGTTTCGATCTCCGCCTTCAGGTCGGCATCAATCTCGCGGCCCTCTTCCAGGTCGAGCAACGCCTTGGGGTGGATGCCGATCTGCCGGTTGATGATGAACTCCAGGCGGGCCAAGCCGATGCCCTTGTGGGGCAGCCTCGAGAACTCAAACGCTTGGTCCGGCGTCCCGACGTTCATCATGATCTTGACGGGAATCTCGGGCATCGCGTCCAACGCGGTGGTGTTGACCTCGAAGTCCAACTCTCCGGAGTAGACGAACCCGGTGTCGCCCTCGGCACAGGACACCGTGGCGGACTGTCCGTCCTCCAGCTGCTGCGTCGCGCTGCCGGTGCCCACGACGGCGGGGATCCCGAGCTCACGCGCGATGATCGCCGCGTGGCAGGTACGCCCACCTCGGTTGGTCACGATGGCGCTGGCGCGCTTCATGATCGGCTCCCAATCGGGGTCGGTCATGTCGGCGACGAGCACCTCACCAGGGACGAACTCGTGCATCTTGTCGACGTCAGTGAGTTTGCGGACCTTGCCCGCACCAATCTTCTGACCGATGGCGCGCCCCTCGACCAGGACGTCACCACGATCCCCCATGACATAGCGCTCCAAGGTGGAACCGCTCTGGCGGGACTTCACCGTCTCCGGACGCGCCTGCAGGATGTAGAGCTTTCCGTCGACACCGTCCTTGCCCCACTCGATGTCCATGGGCCGTCCATAGTGCGCTTCGATTTTGAGGGCGTGCTGCGCCAGCTCGGTGACTTCCTCATCCGTAAGCGAGAGTTTGCCGCGCTTGGCTTCCTCGACGTCGACGAACTCCGTGGTCTTTCCGACGCCGGCGTCCGCGGTGTAAATCATCTGAGTGGCTTTGCTGCCCACGGTGCGCTTGAGTACCGCGGCACGTCCCTCGCGCAGCGCCGGCTTGTAGACGTAAAACTCATCGGGGTTTACTGCACCCTGAACGACCGCCTCGCCCAGACCGTATGAACTCGTCACGAACACGGCTTCGTCGAAGCCGGACTCGGTGTCGATCGTGAACATGACACCTGAGGCTCCGATATCGGAGCGGACCATGCGCTGAATGCCCGCCGAGAGTGCCACGGCCTCGTGATCGAAGTTGCTGTGCACGCGGTAGGCGATCGCCCGGTCGTTGTAGAGCGAGGCGAACACCAACTTGATGGCGTGCAGGATGTTGTCGATCCCCTT
Protein-coding regions in this window:
- the rplW gene encoding 50S ribosomal protein L23, which encodes MSIARKDPRDILLAPVVSEKSYNLLDEGKYTFLVDPRANKTEIKSAVEAVFGVKVDSVHTMNRKGKSRRTRFGTGKRKDTKRAIVSLREGSIDIFGQVG
- the rplD gene encoding 50S ribosomal protein L4; protein product: MTSIDVLGPTGTKSGTVELPAEIFDVQTNVPLIHQVVVAQLAAARQGTHKTKTRAEVRGGGAKPYRQKGTGRARQGSTRAPQFAGGGVVHGPQPRDYSQRTPKKMKAAALRGALSDRARHGRIHVLTAVVEGDAPSTRTAANVLGSLSERKNLLVVLHREDTVGIKSVRNLEDVHVLWSDQVNTYDVLCADDVVFTQAALEHFLTFGDQARAAAKAKKGSTSSADSAEPLADGSAPEGFTVKGNKDSMKFHVPGSRWYDNTVAEVWFRTAEAAAAAGFEPAGGAAAQRGDEDA
- the rplC gene encoding 50S ribosomal protein L3, whose product is MTATTERPVTGVLGEKLGMTQVWDADNRLIPVTVIQAGPCVVTQVQDDEGYHSVQIAFGAIDPRKVTKPLKGHFEKAGVTPRRHLAEVRTSNAAEYALGQEITVEAFESGAVVDVVGTTKGKGFAGVMKRHGFHGVSASHGAHRNHRKPGSIGGCATPGRVFRGTRMAGRMGGVRQTTQNLTIQAVDAEQGLLLVKGAVPGPRGGVVLVKTAAKAAVKEA
- the rpsJ gene encoding 30S ribosomal protein S10; this translates as MAGQKIRIRLKSYDHEVIDSSARKIVDTVTRAGATVVGPVPLPTEKNVFCVIKSPHKYKDSREHFEMRTHKRLIDIVDPTPKAVDSLMRLDLPADVNIEIKL
- the ppsA gene encoding phosphoenolpyruvate synthase, which encodes MSGTPGSAKNIEWFEDLGLGDVERVGGKNASLGEMVQHLAKAGVSVPTGFATTADAYRRFLSESGLADDINAQLRELDVDDVRELARVGRGIREAIEKRPFPEDLETEIRSAYERLVGEQGDEVTWAVRSSATAEDLPDASFAGQQETFLNIKGIDNILHAIKLVFASLYNDRAIAYRVHSNFDHEAVALSAGIQRMVRSDIGASGVMFTIDTESGFDEAVFVTSSYGLGEAVVQGAVNPDEFYVYKPALREGRAAVLKRTVGSKATQMIYTADAGVGKTTEFVDVEEAKRGKLSLTDEEVTELAQHALKIEAHYGRPMDIEWGKDGVDGKLYILQARPETVKSRQSGSTLERYVMGDRGDVLVEGRAIGQKIGAGKVRKLTDVDKMHEFVPGEVLVADMTDPDWEPIMKRASAIVTNRGGRTCHAAIIARELGIPAVVGTGSATQQLEDGQSATVSCAEGDTGFVYSGELDFEVNTTALDAMPEIPVKIMMNVGTPDQAFEFSRLPHKGIGLARLEFIINRQIGIHPKALLDLEEGREIDADLKAEIETLTAAYSSPREFFVTRVTEGVAMLAAAFAPEPVIVRMSDFKSNEYANLIGGTAYEPHEENPMIGYRGASRYLSPDFADCFAMECEAMKRVREDMGLTNVKIMIPFVRTLGEAKGVIDLLASNGLTRGENGLEVVMMCEVPSNAVNAEEFLEYFDGFSIGSNDMTQLTLGLDRDSGLVADKFDERDPAVKKMLSMAIEACLKQGKYVGICGQGPSDHPDLADWLLDQGIESMSLNPDTVLETWTRLAKRSSATSGA